A stretch of the Nicotiana tabacum cultivar K326 chromosome 6, ASM71507v2, whole genome shotgun sequence genome encodes the following:
- the LOC107798134 gene encoding zinc finger CCCH domain-containing protein ZFN-like isoform X3 — MNGEYPERIGQLECQYYLKTGTCKFGATCKFHHPRDKAGIAGRVTLNVLGYPLRPNENECTYYMRTAQCKFGSTCKFHHPEPSNMMVSSRGSPVYPPGPSPTTPGQMSYPLSRASFISGARWQGSSSYAPLPVLQGVVSFPGFTYNGQLGSVSSAEGQQQTAGNSQVYGSSCSSDKATMGSEGMNSSYRVSSLPVGYYALQGENVFPERVGQPECQFYMKTGDCKFGAVCRFHHPRERLLPPPDCLLSPIGLPLRAGEPMCIFYSRYGICKFGPSCKFDHPMRVFTYNISASSSTDDPSVRRLLGSSSGTGALTLTSEGIVEAASTTPRRLSLLETRKMPPGDNNFDREG, encoded by the exons ATGAACGGAGAGTATCCAGAAAGAATAGGACAACTAGAATGCCAG TACTACTTGAAGACTGGAACTTGCAAGTTTGGAGCCACATGCAAGTTTCACCATCCTAGAGACAAGGCTGGAATTGCTGGAAGAGTTACCCTAAATGTCTTGGGCTATCCACTTCGCCCG AATGAGAATGAATGTACATATTACATGAGAACTGCACAATGCAAGTTTGGAAGTACTTGTAAATTTCATCATCCCGAACCTTCTAACATGATGGTCTCTTCACGTGGTTCTCCTGTTTATCCTCCCGGTCCTTCTCCTACAACTCCTGGTCAGATGTCCTATCCCTTGTCCAGAGCTTCTTTTATTTCTGGTGCACGCTGGCAAGGTTCTTCAAGTTATGCACCACTGCCAGTGCTTCAGGGAGTGGTATCTTTTCCAGGATTTACATACAAT GGTCAGCTCGGCTCAGTTTCATCCGCTGAGGGCCAGCAACAGACAGCAGGAAACAGCCAGGTTTATGGGAGTTCATGTTCAAGTGATAAAGCAACCATGGGATCAGAAGGAATGAATTCCTCATATCGTGTCAGTTCTTTACCTGTGGGGTATTATGCATTACAGGGAGAAAATGTTTTTCCTGAACGAGTGGGCCAGCCTGAATGCCAGTTTTACATGAAGACCGGAGACTGTAAGTTTGGTGCTGTTTGTAGATTCCATCATCCAAGGGAAAGGCTCCTTCCTCCTCCTGATTGTCTGTTGAGTCCTATTGGTCTCCCTCTGCGCGCT GGAGAACCAATGTGTATTTTCTATTCCCGATATGGGATCTGCAAATTTGGACCGAGTTGCAAGTTTGACCACCCAATGCGGGTTTTCACTTATAATATATCAGCTTCATCTTCTACTGATGATCCTTCTGTTCGGCGTCTGTTGGGTTCATCGTCAGGAACTGGTGCGTTGACTTTGACTTCAGAAGGGATTGTTGAAGCAGCCTCCACAACACCCAGGCGATTATCATTATTAGAAACAAGAAAGATGCCACCTGGTGATAATAACTTTGACAGAGAGGGATGA
- the LOC107798134 gene encoding zinc finger CCCH domain-containing protein ZFN-like isoform X1, with protein MDISVSEGPPSLSPSLRQDSLWQMNLRSMESMESGPYPVREGEPDCSYYIRTGLCRFGSTCQFNHPPNRKLALAAASMNGEYPERIGQLECQYYLKTGTCKFGATCKFHHPRDKAGIAGRVTLNVLGYPLRPNENECTYYMRTAQCKFGSTCKFHHPEPSNMMVSSRGSPVYPPGPSPTTPGQMSYPLSRASFISGARWQGSSSYAPLPVLQGVVSFPGFTYNGQLGSVSSAEGQQQTAGNSQVYGSSCSSDKATMGSEGMNSSYRVSSLPVGYYALQGENVFPERVGQPECQFYMKTGDCKFGAVCRFHHPRERLLPPPDCLLSPIGLPLRAGEPMCIFYSRYGICKFGPSCKFDHPMRVFTYNISASSSTDDPSVRRLLGSSSGTGALTLTSEGIVEAASTTPRRLSLLETRKMPPGDNNFDREG; from the exons ATGGATATTTCTGTGTCCGAAGGACCTCCCTCTTTGTCACCGTCTCTCCGCCAAG ACTCTTTATGGCAAATGAATTTGAGGTCAATGGAATCAATGGAGTCTGGACCTTATCCTGTTCGTGAAGGTGAACCAGATTGTTCTTATTACATCAGAACTGGTCTCTGCAGATTTGGATCAACTTGCCAATTCAACCATCCACCTAACAGGAAACTG GCCCTTGCTGCAGCAAGTATGAACGGAGAGTATCCAGAAAGAATAGGACAACTAGAATGCCAG TACTACTTGAAGACTGGAACTTGCAAGTTTGGAGCCACATGCAAGTTTCACCATCCTAGAGACAAGGCTGGAATTGCTGGAAGAGTTACCCTAAATGTCTTGGGCTATCCACTTCGCCCG AATGAGAATGAATGTACATATTACATGAGAACTGCACAATGCAAGTTTGGAAGTACTTGTAAATTTCATCATCCCGAACCTTCTAACATGATGGTCTCTTCACGTGGTTCTCCTGTTTATCCTCCCGGTCCTTCTCCTACAACTCCTGGTCAGATGTCCTATCCCTTGTCCAGAGCTTCTTTTATTTCTGGTGCACGCTGGCAAGGTTCTTCAAGTTATGCACCACTGCCAGTGCTTCAGGGAGTGGTATCTTTTCCAGGATTTACATACAAT GGTCAGCTCGGCTCAGTTTCATCCGCTGAGGGCCAGCAACAGACAGCAGGAAACAGCCAGGTTTATGGGAGTTCATGTTCAAGTGATAAAGCAACCATGGGATCAGAAGGAATGAATTCCTCATATCGTGTCAGTTCTTTACCTGTGGGGTATTATGCATTACAGGGAGAAAATGTTTTTCCTGAACGAGTGGGCCAGCCTGAATGCCAGTTTTACATGAAGACCGGAGACTGTAAGTTTGGTGCTGTTTGTAGATTCCATCATCCAAGGGAAAGGCTCCTTCCTCCTCCTGATTGTCTGTTGAGTCCTATTGGTCTCCCTCTGCGCGCT GGAGAACCAATGTGTATTTTCTATTCCCGATATGGGATCTGCAAATTTGGACCGAGTTGCAAGTTTGACCACCCAATGCGGGTTTTCACTTATAATATATCAGCTTCATCTTCTACTGATGATCCTTCTGTTCGGCGTCTGTTGGGTTCATCGTCAGGAACTGGTGCGTTGACTTTGACTTCAGAAGGGATTGTTGAAGCAGCCTCCACAACACCCAGGCGATTATCATTATTAGAAACAAGAAAGATGCCACCTGGTGATAATAACTTTGACAGAGAGGGATGA
- the LOC107798134 gene encoding zinc finger CCCH domain-containing protein ZFN-like isoform X2 encodes MDESSSPWIFLCPKDLPLCHRLSAKALAAASMNGEYPERIGQLECQYYLKTGTCKFGATCKFHHPRDKAGIAGRVTLNVLGYPLRPNENECTYYMRTAQCKFGSTCKFHHPEPSNMMVSSRGSPVYPPGPSPTTPGQMSYPLSRASFISGARWQGSSSYAPLPVLQGVVSFPGFTYNGQLGSVSSAEGQQQTAGNSQVYGSSCSSDKATMGSEGMNSSYRVSSLPVGYYALQGENVFPERVGQPECQFYMKTGDCKFGAVCRFHHPRERLLPPPDCLLSPIGLPLRAGEPMCIFYSRYGICKFGPSCKFDHPMRVFTYNISASSSTDDPSVRRLLGSSSGTGALTLTSEGIVEAASTTPRRLSLLETRKMPPGDNNFDREG; translated from the exons ATGGATGAATCATCATCACCATGGATATTTCTGTGTCCGAAGGACCTCCCTCTTTGTCACCGTCTCTCCGCCAAG GCCCTTGCTGCAGCAAGTATGAACGGAGAGTATCCAGAAAGAATAGGACAACTAGAATGCCAG TACTACTTGAAGACTGGAACTTGCAAGTTTGGAGCCACATGCAAGTTTCACCATCCTAGAGACAAGGCTGGAATTGCTGGAAGAGTTACCCTAAATGTCTTGGGCTATCCACTTCGCCCG AATGAGAATGAATGTACATATTACATGAGAACTGCACAATGCAAGTTTGGAAGTACTTGTAAATTTCATCATCCCGAACCTTCTAACATGATGGTCTCTTCACGTGGTTCTCCTGTTTATCCTCCCGGTCCTTCTCCTACAACTCCTGGTCAGATGTCCTATCCCTTGTCCAGAGCTTCTTTTATTTCTGGTGCACGCTGGCAAGGTTCTTCAAGTTATGCACCACTGCCAGTGCTTCAGGGAGTGGTATCTTTTCCAGGATTTACATACAAT GGTCAGCTCGGCTCAGTTTCATCCGCTGAGGGCCAGCAACAGACAGCAGGAAACAGCCAGGTTTATGGGAGTTCATGTTCAAGTGATAAAGCAACCATGGGATCAGAAGGAATGAATTCCTCATATCGTGTCAGTTCTTTACCTGTGGGGTATTATGCATTACAGGGAGAAAATGTTTTTCCTGAACGAGTGGGCCAGCCTGAATGCCAGTTTTACATGAAGACCGGAGACTGTAAGTTTGGTGCTGTTTGTAGATTCCATCATCCAAGGGAAAGGCTCCTTCCTCCTCCTGATTGTCTGTTGAGTCCTATTGGTCTCCCTCTGCGCGCT GGAGAACCAATGTGTATTTTCTATTCCCGATATGGGATCTGCAAATTTGGACCGAGTTGCAAGTTTGACCACCCAATGCGGGTTTTCACTTATAATATATCAGCTTCATCTTCTACTGATGATCCTTCTGTTCGGCGTCTGTTGGGTTCATCGTCAGGAACTGGTGCGTTGACTTTGACTTCAGAAGGGATTGTTGAAGCAGCCTCCACAACACCCAGGCGATTATCATTATTAGAAACAAGAAAGATGCCACCTGGTGATAATAACTTTGACAGAGAGGGATGA